From a region of the Zingiber officinale cultivar Zhangliang chromosome 4B, Zo_v1.1, whole genome shotgun sequence genome:
- the LOC121977403 gene encoding B-box zinc finger protein 32-like, producing MGKNHNFLGGCLEMKQRPACELCSGEAAVYCEADAAFLCWACDASVHGANFLVARHLRRVACASCDALGPALCVSGRVRRICNSCSPDDRDHSDASSSCLSTSESAAAAPPPRRVATAAKRQLGEAEAILLGWSRRMGLRGGRRCAEVGARVVAACGRTAAAQPLRVVLAAALWSSIKSFQVEAADVESRGGAAALRRLEACSGVPARLILAAESRIARRVRVADAAEGWAECP from the coding sequence ATGGGTAAAAATCACAACTTTTTGGGGGGATGTTTGGAGATGAAGCAGAGGCCGGCGTGCGAGCTCTGCAGCGGCGAGGCGGCGGTTTACTGCGAGGCGGACGCGGCCTTCCTATGCTGGGCGTGCGACGCGTCGGTTCACGGGGCCAACTTCCTGGTCGCTCGCCACCTCCGCCGGGTGGCCTGCGCGAGCTGCGACGCGCTTGGCCCGGCCCTCTGCGTCTCCGGCCGCGTGCGCCGCATCTGCAATTCGTGCTCCCCCGATGATCGGGACCACTCCGATGCGTCCTCGTCCTGCCTCTCGACCTCCGAGTCGGCCGCCGCAGCGCCGCCGCCCCGGCGAGTGGCGACGGCCGCGAAGAGGCAGCTTGGTGAGGCAGAGGCGATCCTGCTCGGGTGGAGTCGGAGGATGGGGTTGCGGGGCGGCCGGCGGTGCGCCGAAGTGGGGGCGCGAGTTGTCGCCGCGTGCGGCAGGACCGCCGCAGCCCAGCCGCTGCGGGTGGTGCTTGCGGCCGCGCTGTGGTCCTCCATCAAGAGCTTCCAGGTTGAGGCGGCAGATGTGGAGTCGAGGGGCGGTGCGGCGGCACTTCGACGGCTGGAGGCGTGCTCCGGCGTTCCCGCGAGGCTGATTCTCGCCGCCGAGTCGCGGATCGCGCGCAGGGTCCGAGTCGCGGACGCGGCGGAGGGCTGGGCCGAGTGCCCGTAG